In Primulina eburnea isolate SZY01 chromosome 14, ASM2296580v1, whole genome shotgun sequence, the following proteins share a genomic window:
- the LOC140813366 gene encoding LOW QUALITY PROTEIN: cation/H(+) antiporter 28-like (The sequence of the model RefSeq protein was modified relative to this genomic sequence to represent the inferred CDS: inserted 1 base in 1 codon; deleted 1 base in 1 codon) gives MDLWNGNSAFKSFTNAAACRTTTLTTVALYMLGFFFIVFLCNFLHILLRNLSQPRIVSEYIVGLFLSNLPIIRKHTIGEETEKTFQYIVEGGMILHMFVVGLEIDPNIFLHLPSKEAKVACTGVLTTFVMASLVTPFLGIPEIPNVTFNLCLSIIMSDTAYPLLTRIITDLKIGKSDIGRFVVSASVHNALVSTILVSFGFIIFDPNKGFAYRRVKDVFVMAAVLVIEIVLAAKLTPLIMNWVNRENPDGKPMKGSHLVLAVAYVVMVCCFSPILADYNSVLSAFLAGVFMPREGRIAKMMISKVNYFFSAIFNPLFFFWVGMEAQLSQFGAAHIGTWAKLFFLFLIATAGKVIGSWVSGVMLGFRWQDSIAIGLLLTIKGHXHVYLAIMTSSMKLTSISTSIAMVFVTFLTIIYTPLVVANIIVRARKRSPTQRMALQWINPSNELRVLLCVHGPQNVSSAINLMGITRGAADPGIMVYVTDMIELTDRIAATITHHSEGGDSVTVTDPTVVEMREQITNGLKANLNDHGDGISTKRIFALSTLSSMHQDVCILAEDLMVSLIILPFHKQQEASGRLNLGHSGFRHVNRKILRHAPCSIGILVDRGLGSTIISRTSICLHAAVIFIGGKDDREALVYAGRVARHPGVKLTVIRFLLEATGDSVSSRITIAKSNTTEHQEEMKVDDECFADFYDRYVAGGNVAYMEKYLVNSGQTFSTLRSLEGQYGLFIVGRGGRVNSILTVGMNDWEECPELGPIGDILSASDFSVSASVMIIQQHSLKGELDGLQDEFSIM, from the exons ATGGATTTATGGAATGGTAATTCAGCATTCAAGAGTTTTACAAATGCAGCTGCATGCCGAACTACGACGTTGACGACCGTCGCATTGTACATGCTTGGATTCTTCTTCATTGTGTTCTTGTGCAATTTTCTCCACATTTTGTTGCGAAATCTGTCTCAGCCTCGCATCGTCTCTGAATACATT GTAGGGCTATTTTTAAGTAATCTGCCTATAATTCGAAAACATACAATCGGCGAAGAGACGGAGAAAACCTTTCAATACATAGTAGAAGGGGGGATGATTCTTCATATGTTCGTAGTTGGCCTAGAAATTGATCCTAACATATTTCTACATCTACCATCAAAAGAAGCTAAAGTTGCCTGCACTGGAGTTCTTACCACTTTTGTTATGGCTTCTTTAGTCACCCCATTTCTTGGCATCCCCGAAATCCCAAATGTCACATTCAACCTTTGTCTCTCTATTATTATGTCCGACACTGCATACCCATTATTAACTAGAATAATTACTGACCTAAAGATAGGAAAATCAGATATTGGGAGATTTGTAGTTTCAGCTAGCGTGCATAATGCCTTGGTTTCTACAATTCTAGTTAGCTTTGGCTTTATAATATTTGATCCTAACAAGGGTTTCGCTTATCGGAGGGTAAAGGATGTTTTTGTGATGGCTGCAGTGCTAGTGATTGAGATAGTTCTGGCCGCGAAATTGACACCATTGATTATGAATTGGGTGAACCGTGAAAATCCAGATGGAAAACCAATGAAGGGCTCACATTTAGTCTTGGCTGTGGCATATGTCGTCATGGTTTGTTGTTTTTCACCTATACTGGCAGATTATAATAGTGTGTTGAGTGCGTTTTTGGCTGGTGTATTCATGCCTAGAGAAGGGAGGATAGCAAAAATGATGATTAGTAAAGTGAACTATTTCTTTAGTGCCATCTTCAATCCACTTTTCTTCTTTTGGGTCGGCATGGAAGCGCAGTTGTCTCAGTTTGGGGCAGCGCATATAGGAACATGGGCAAAGTTATTCTTCCTCTTCTTGATTGCTACTGCTGGAAAAGTTATTGGTTCGTGGGTTTCAGGGGTTATGTTGGGATTTCGCTGGCAAGATTCAATTGCCATTGGCTTGCTATTAACGATCAAGGGCC TCCATGTGTATTTGGCTATAATGACATCGAGT ATGAAACTCACAAGTATCTCGACAAGTATTGCTATGGTATTTGTGACCTTTCTCACCATAATCTACACCCCGTTAGTAGTGGCAAACATCATTGTA CGTGCAAGAAAACGTTCTCCAACTCAAAGAATGGCACTTCAATGGATTAATCCATCGAACGAGCTTCGTGTTCTTCTTTGCGTACACGGACCACAAAATGTTTCTTCAGCCATAAATTTAATGGGAATCACCAGAGGGGCTGCTGATCCAGGGATTATGGTTTATGTGACAGACATGATAGAGTTGACAGACAGAATAGCAGCCACAATAACACACCATAGTGAAGGGGGGGATTCTGTGACTGTCACTGATCCAACCGTTGTGGAAATGAGAGAACAGATAACAAATGGACTAAAAGctaatttgaatgatcatggaGATGGAATCAGCACAAAACGAATCTTTGCACTTTCTACTCTGAGTAGCATGCATCAAGATGTGTGCATTCTGGCCGAGGATCTTATGGTTTCACTCATAATACTTCCCTTTCACAAGCAACAAGAAGCCAGTGGTAGGCTAAATTTGGGTCATTCGGGTTTTCGACATGTCAATCGCAAG ATCCTTCGTCACGCTCCTTGCTCAATTGGAATTTTAGTGGACCGGGGACTTGGATCCACCATAATATCAAGAACTTCCATATGTCTCCATGCAGCCGTAATATTCATTGGTGGCAAGGATGACAGGGAAGCACTAGTCTATGCGGGTCGAGTAGCACGACACCCTGGGGTGAAACTTACAGTTATAAGGTTCCTCTTAGAAGCCACAGGAGATAGCGTGTCGTCGAGAATCACAATTGCAAAATCCAACACTACAGAGCATCAAGAAGAAATGAAAGTTGATGATGAATGCTTTGCTGATTTCTATGATAGATATGTGGCTGGAGGGAATGTTGCATATATGGAAAAGTACCTTGTCAACTCAGGGCAGACATTTTCTACATTGAGGTCACTTGAAGGGCAATATGGTCTTTTCATCGTGGGACGAGGCGGGAGAGTGAATTCGATTTTGACAGTGGGAATGAATGACTGGGAAGAGTGCCCGGAGCTCGGTCCCATCGGGGATATTCTATCGGCCTCGGATTTTTCGGTAAGTGCTTCAGTGATGATCATACAACAACATAGTCTTAAAGGAGAATTAGATGGCCTCCAAGATGAATTCTCAATCATGTGA
- the LOC140811696 gene encoding uncharacterized protein produces the protein MADDVHYSSAGGESNKRKYEDHQTSTSPAPRRATGFSSGPDSSAPPTSYNSVPPPMSEIELAKQKAQEIAARLLNNVDPMKRARVENGAGGGGFDSTDAGFVQKPMGMGLSGPPTGASYGYPGPSKKIEIPNGRVGVIIGKGGETIKYLQLQSGAKIQVTRDMDADPNSVSRGVELMGTPDQVAKAEQLINDVLSEAEAGGSGVVSRRMTGQQSGTDPYVFMVPNNKVGLVIGKGGETIKNMQARTGARIQVIPLHLPPGDTSKERTVQIDGTSEQIEAAKQLVNEVISENRPRNSSMAGGYPHQGYQARPPTNWAPPGPPMQQSGYGYTQSGSYPGPSAQYGMNQPPYSGYPPQPSSGAYASGWDQTTAPPNQQAAQGGGYDYYNQQPPPLQHQAQGGPGTPTDGSGYGYNQASAYSQGQGYTQDSYSGYNAGAGYGQPQPNPVGAGYEQQQQGYNSAYGNVSNPTPDGHPSSYTQGDTNQAPASGQPYNAGGQPSPNPNYPPQASNQAGYGGPPSSQGSYGTQPPSGYGTYGAPPGQKPPSSQQAYAQPQQSPSGQGGGYTQPGYPQTGYMQSDAGAQKPSAGYPPSQPGYGPPSYGAPPSVQPGYGQQAPYNSSYGSGYSQAPAHSADGSTGAYSRGTYDTTPPPSTAQTGGAAKASPPSG, from the exons ATGGCGGATGATGTGCACTATTCGTCAGCCGGTGGAGAATCGAACAAGCGCAAGTACGAAGATCACCAGACTTCGACTTCACCCGCACCGCGTAGGGCTACGGGGTTTTCGTCAGGCCCGGACTCATCCGCCCCCCCTACATCTTACAACAGCGTTCCGCCTCCTATGAGCGAGATCGAGTTGGCGAAACAGAAGGCTCAAGAAATCGCCGCTAGGCTTTTGAATAACGTGGATCCGATGAAAAGAGCGAGAGTTGAAAACGGAGCTGGTGGTGGGGGATTTGATTCAACTGATGCTG GTTTTGTTCAGAAGCCTATGGGTATGGGTCTGAGTGGTCCACCAACAGGTGCATCCTATGGTTATCCAGGTCCAAGCAAGAAAATTGAGATACCAAATGGAAGGGTAGGTGTGATTATTGGAAAAGGCGGAGAGACCATTAAATACCTTCAGCTTCAGTCAGGTGCCAAGATTCAGGTGACCAGAGACATGGATGCCGAtccaaattctgtttcaagAGGTGTTGAGCTCATGGGTACTCCTGACCAGGTAGCCAAGGCTGAGCAGTTGATCAATGATGTTCTTTCTGAG GCTGAAGCAGGTGGTTCTGGTGTTGTTTCTCGAAGAATGACTGGGCAACAATCAGGAACTGATCCATACGTGTTTATGGTTCCCAACAACAAG GTGGGTCTTGTTATTGGCAAAGGAGGTGAAACCATTAAGAACATGCAAGCAAGGACTGGCGCTCGCATTCAG GTTATACCTCTCCACTTGCCACCTGGTGATACATCCAAAGAAAGGACCGTACAGATTGATGGCACTAGTGAACAGATTGAGGCTGCTAAACAGTTGGTTAATGAAGTAATCAGTGAG AATCGTCCTAGAAATTCGTCGATGGCTGGAGGATATCCACATCAAGGTTATCAAGCTAGACCTCCGACTAACTGGGCACCTCCTGGTCCACCCATGCAACAATCTGGATACGGCTATACCCAGTCTGGCTCATATCCTGGTCCATCAGCACAGTATGGTATGAACCAACCACCTTACTCAGGTTATCCCCCTCAACCCTCTTCTGGTGCATATGCCTCTGGCTGGGACCAAACAACTGCTCCACCAAATCAGCAAGCTGCACAAGGAGGCGGCTACGATTACTACAACCAACAGCCACCTCCACTGCAGCATCAAGCTCAGGGAGGTCCTGGTACTCCTACTGATGGCTCAGGTTATGGTTACAATCAGGCATCCGCCTACAGTCAAGGACAAGGTTACACTCAAGATAGCTACAGTGGCTACAATGCAGGTGCTGGCTATGGTCAGCCTCAGCCCAATCCTGTCGGAGCAGGATACGAGCAGCAGCAACAAGGGTATAATTCTGCCTATGGCAACGTCTCAAATCCTACGCCAGACGGCCACCCCTCTTCATACACACAGGGTGATACCAATCAAGCACCTGCCTCTGGACAGCCTTACAACGCCGGCGGTCAGCCCAGCCCAAATCCTAATTATCCACCTCAAGCTTCTAACCAGGCTGGTTATGGTGGTCCACCGTCTTCTCAAGGTAGCTATGGAACCCAACCACCCTCTGGTTATGGAACATACGGGGCCCCTCCCGGTCAAAAACCACCTAGCAGTCAACAAGCTTATGCGCAGCCACAGCAGTCGCCTAGTGGTCAGGGAGGTGgctatactcaaccaggatatccgCAGACCGGTTACATGCAGTCAGATGCGGGTGCACAGAAACCATCGGCAGGTTATCCGCCGTCTCAGCCAGGTTATGGCCCCCCATCCTATGGGGCACCACCATCTGTTCAACCTGGTTATGGGCAACAGGCTCCGTATAATAGCTCATATGGCAGTGGATATTCTCAGGCTCCAGCTCACTCTGCTGATGGTTCCACTGGTGCTTACTCACGAGGGACGTACGACACAACTCCACCGCCCTCCACTGCCCAGACAGGTGGTGCTGCCAAAGCCTCTCCCCCTAGTGGGTGA